Genomic segment of Catharus ustulatus isolate bCatUst1 chromosome 3, bCatUst1.pri.v2, whole genome shotgun sequence:
gcaCAATTGGGTATTTCTAAACTGTCACCCTTCCAACAGGGAGGGGTGAGGGGTTTATCCTCTGAGCAGATAtccccagcagtggggacagtCTCTCTTCCATCATGTAAGCAAAGAAATAGGCTGTGTTGTGCCTCGCAGGTAATGAACTCCTCTTCTCATTACAGAAAGTCACTGGAGAGAGAGCGAAACTTACTAATGACCAAAGCTGACAACTATGGTAAGAGCTTCATTAAAAATGGTCCCTCTGGGTAGGATGGGATCAGTGCTGCAGCTTAGCTTTGTCTTCAAGCTCCTGCCACCTCTGACTTCTGCCTTTGAATTTAGCTTCAACCAAAGGGAGCTAGACTAATGGAAATGTAGTCAGCATATTATAATAGGAGTCTGCATCCTCCTACTTGAGCTGTATTtccatagggaaaaaaagaagcatcagCTAATGAAGGGGAGAAAATGTCCCCTCCACATACCCCCAAATTACCAGTCCTTAGATAATCATAGCTAACAGATTGGCTCGAGTAGCTTTTAACATCCCTCACCagaaccatttttttttctcctagtaGAGGCTTGCTAGGCAAGAAGGCAGCTGCTGTCAGGAGTGTAGCAAAGTATACCTTCCTTGGGGAAGGTTCTTACTGCATCAATTTATGAGGCCACTCACCACAAGGGCATAGCAATTCACACCGATGTGCTACCTGCACTTCTAGAGAGCTAGGGTCTTTCCTTGATACAAGTCCTGCTGTAGAGAGAATGAAAGTCTCTCTGAGATACCACACTtggcagcatttccatttcaactagaggtgctgctctgcacatcGTCAGGCTCCTGGTATTGATCAGTGTGCTACCTGCTCAGCAGTACTCTGCAGCTGTGcaagcagcagagctcacacaagGGAAAGAGGCACAAGTATTGTTTCAGGTCTAGAGGGTTGAAAGCTGGGGTATGGCCAACCCTCTAAATTAATTTGTAATTATAACTCATGTTAGAGGACTGTTTTCAGAAGACTAACAGTTACTTTAAACAAACTGAAAGCTGTTCCCTAAGGGCCTACCACTAGAGATAAACTGAAAATTGCTGCCACCCTTTTACCAGCTAGCAGTCAGCCATCCCTGCTGGCATGTCAGAGCAGTCTGACAGCAGCTCAGACAGCCTCACCTAATGGTGACATCACTGCTATGGCCTGATTAAATCTTTCCTTATTCCAGCTGATTCCCTTGAGGCCATgaactgcagctgctgacaATGCCATTGTCAACATCAGTTcaagctggcactgctgtgcatGAGGTTATGTGACCCTGTAACCTCCTTTGTGGCCTTGGAGATTCAAGCAGATTGCTCCATGGTTGCATGAGAATGCTTGTATTCTGTGAAGAATTGGGCAGAAAGAACAGCTAAAAGTCTCCTTTGATTACCAACACCACTTGGGGAACTGCTCGAGGCTGCCTGTGCAAACTGTAGAGGCAGTAAGCTGTGCAGTCTCTGCAGATAAACTCGGCAGTAAAAGCAGCCTGTCTCTGGAGACAGTCCACACCCAACCTTGCCTGCCACTTAGTGTTGTTTGGCCATGCAGTGTGTAAGGCTGGAGGTCTCACTGCTTGCCTGTACCAGCCAGCAAAGTTTTGTGGAACAGAACTAGCAAGAGTGGGGTTCTCATCTTTGGTAAACAGAACCAAACAGAAATGGAGATTGGCAAGACTCCATACTTGAAGTAGCTACCATCTTCCTCTCTCTGTATCTATTGTTCTTAGGTTGCTTTCCTTCACCCTTGTTTACCTATCTCTAAAGAGCTTCCAGACCTTTTCCACACTGATCCTTCTGAGGTGTACGGAAACACAGGTTACTGATCCTTCTGAGGTGTAAGGAAATACAGATTCTGGAACATTCATAGGTGGCCACAGTTGTATTTAAATTTTAGCAGTACAAAGAGCTACCAGGCTGTTAAACCTAGAAGATAACAGAAATAGCTCTCTGCCCTCCTGTCTCCTTCATTCTCTTAGGGAACAAGCAGTTATTCTAATGATAGTCTGTCCTTAGTAGAGGCCTACAGCAATGTCATTTGCCAACAGGAACTGCTCTGGCACTTAACTATTCCCAAGCACAGCTACCAGAGTGTCAGGATGAGAGCAAATGAAAGGGTTCCTGCTAGTTTAGGTAGTTACTTCCCATTCAGAACATTCTATAATTGGCAGCTTTGCATACTGCTCCCAAAATTTTTGCCTATGGCCAAGGTAGCTTTATGCTTCTAAGAGAGTTTTGAAAGGAGGTGTAGCTGCAACATGAAGAACCTTCACAGGCAagtcttttgtttgtttcccaGAGAAAGAACTGAGTGTGCTTCGTAAGGAAAATCGCAAGAATGCTGCCCTTGCTGTGGCCATGGCATTGCTGATTGCTCTTATTTACGCCTGCTGGACGATGTGATTGCACTCAAGAATTCTCCCTGCTGAACAAATGACTCCTGCAAggagctcttcctcctctcacCACTGTGCCTCCCCCAAGGGTGAGGATCAGCATTTCAAATTACTGTTCTTGTTTACTGTCTCCAAGCCTTGTTGTAGGgaagatttttctctgcaaattgAGGACAGGAGACAAACCAGAAATCACAGCACATTTGCGCTTGGAAATCAGGTCAAGCAGAGCTCAAGGTGGTGCCATCTTAGTCAAAACAGAGTCAGGACCATCCAGCCTGATCCAGGAAGGCAATACATTCTCCTTTTTGAAGAGGACCTTTGTGATTGCAGACAAGTGCTTTCTGCCCAGCCCAGTTGGACTTACTGCCAACACCAGGTGGCTCCTGTGACACAGTCACAAACTGAAGGGACCAAGCTCTTGATTCAAAGGATAATCTGTAGGTATTGTGATTTTTTATGTTCCCAGAGCTGAGCTAAAGATGCTTCCTCCTCCACCCTGACTTCCAGGACCAAAGGAATCCTACGTCCGCAAAAGCAGATGGGATGTAGGTGTCTCTGCAAGCAGACAGCATCCACATTAAGATCTGGGTGCTTGGGCTGTGAGATGATCTGCCTGTCTCTCCAGTGCATCAGAGCTTGGTAGCCATTTTGTGCCTTTGAGAATCAGCATTTGTAGACCATTTACTATCAACCTCCAGAGATGGAAGTGCTTCTGTagagatttaaataaaataatttgaccttttaatttcctgttctgtttgtttggttgggttttttttttcccctgttctgTCCTGTTTCTCAGCCACTGTTTTATTCTTATCCTGCTATCTCCCTACTGGCACAGATTGCACCATGGTAAGCCTACACTAGGTTAGGCATTTAACCCCCTGGTCAGTGAGCTCTCAAGTGGGTTACTGGTTCATTGGGGCCTGGAATGTACTTCCTTTGAGTGGAAGAGGAGCCTACCCATGCTGCAGGAGTGCTGGATACCGTCCCCTGTAATTGCCTCTCATTCCAATGCTCTAAACTTGCCAGAAAAACCTTTAAAAGGGACTGCCTTGAAAATTTAACTCTGCTGGCATTTCTCTGTTGCCACACTGACAGACATTGCTGGCCCAGTGTCTATCACTGCCACTGAATTTTGTGGGAAGCAAAGGAAAGAAGCACTGCTGTGAACTAAAGGGGCTGTATTGGTAATAGAACATGAAAGCATTGGCGTCAACACAAAATGATACAAAGCCTAATAACAATACATTGTGCAATTAACATACATAAATACTCCCTTCAGCAAGACCTTCCTCACCCGCCCTTCCCAACATAATCCCTCAGCAGGGAAGCAAGTAGCTTGGTGGTTCATGCTTGCCTTCTTGAAGGGAGATTTAGAATCAAGGTTCAGtgcatcaaaaataaaaataaaagcaaattaaaatgagGAACTAGAGATAACTGAGTAAACAAAGTATCCATTCATAAAAGCTAGCCTGCAGACTGACCAGGTCCTCCAAGGCCTACACTGATCCTAGTTTACTTCATAGTCACACTTCTGTCTGCCAGCCCACAGGAGTCAAAGCTCTGAGCTGAGGATACAGCACTCCACAAAGAAGCACGGCAGAGGGAGCAGCGTGTGTTGCTGGCACTGAACAGCCTCAAGGCAGTCCACAGAGGTCCTCAGAACTCAAACTGCTGGTTGGTTTAAAAAGCCAACACTACACAGGCCTGGACACCAGAGGTTGAGGTACTTTATTGCCCACTGGGAGAGATTCCTCTCCATCCCTCATGGAAGTGCCTTTGCCAAGACAAAGTTACCAATGACACACCTCTTGTTGTTTAGGGG
This window contains:
- the CCDC167 gene encoding coiled-coil domain-containing protein 167, which produces MGRRRAGPSVAREIDGLEEKLARCRQSMEEVDLKLRREKLSPEGRKSLERERNLLMTKADNYEKELSVLRKENRKNAALAVAMALLIALIYACWTM